Proteins encoded in a region of the Myxococcales bacterium genome:
- a CDS encoding Gldg family protein: MNRKALLLGSIAAAFGLASHRLQGEFSVFATAHLVIGLAALLFAAVATLHKIRRTRRGVRLESVYRVLLYTVVLSGSVVLLERLAAQSELRFDLTFEGEFQIAPATRDALARLEGPVSLTLFHDPGDPRIRRTRLLLGEIARDRPVQIHTLLIEESPGAEDRFGIGSSNTVIVEHGDDWIRVSRPTEGALFEAFASLARRGDIVLYITTGSGEGNIDDGSASGFSGLAVGFQTEGFDVRTLPSAVMSEIPEDADLVVAIGPQRNMRSDALAALRGYLDSGGSLLAFIEPGVQSGLEGLLAEFGLQSPDALVVDPISDPVDGDIRGLSPIVFNYATHPVTEGLERNRNTVFRRARSFALHKPQPRDDLQAVVYTSAHAWLHEGPLELGSREPPTMPPGISVGYQYLGVAGRYPRSGGEARIVAFGDRDFASNRYLRALYNLDLVMNAAHWAVARQDRITLRPKSAGLIQFPVPIANSLKAFYGVGLLIPEILLIAGGLTWLHHRQS, from the coding sequence ATGAATCGCAAAGCCCTTCTTCTCGGCAGCATCGCCGCGGCTTTTGGACTCGCAAGTCATCGCCTACAGGGAGAGTTCAGCGTCTTTGCGACGGCGCATCTCGTCATCGGCCTGGCTGCACTGCTCTTCGCAGCGGTCGCAACACTTCACAAGATTCGCCGGACGAGGCGCGGGGTGCGGCTCGAATCCGTTTACCGGGTGCTGCTCTATACCGTGGTGCTTTCGGGCAGTGTCGTCTTGCTGGAACGGCTGGCCGCGCAATCCGAGCTGCGCTTCGACTTGACCTTCGAGGGGGAATTCCAGATTGCCCCGGCTACCCGCGACGCCCTTGCGCGGCTCGAGGGTCCGGTTTCCTTGACCTTGTTTCACGACCCGGGCGATCCCCGCATCCGCCGCACCCGGCTTTTGCTCGGAGAAATTGCCCGGGACCGCCCTGTCCAGATCCACACGCTCTTGATCGAAGAGTCACCCGGAGCGGAGGATCGCTTCGGGATCGGTTCCTCGAATACCGTCATCGTAGAACATGGCGACGACTGGATTCGAGTGTCACGTCCCACCGAAGGTGCGCTGTTCGAAGCCTTCGCCAGCCTCGCTCGGCGCGGGGACATCGTTCTCTACATCACCACGGGTAGCGGAGAAGGCAACATCGACGATGGATCTGCGTCGGGATTTTCAGGCCTGGCGGTGGGCTTTCAGACCGAGGGTTTCGATGTCCGCACCCTGCCCAGCGCGGTCATGAGCGAGATCCCCGAAGACGCGGATCTGGTGGTCGCGATCGGTCCACAGCGCAACATGCGCAGCGATGCGCTCGCGGCGCTGCGTGGCTACCTCGACTCCGGCGGCAGTCTGCTCGCCTTCATCGAACCCGGGGTCCAGAGCGGGCTCGAGGGACTGTTGGCCGAATTCGGTCTGCAATCTCCGGACGCCCTGGTGGTGGATCCAATCTCAGACCCGGTCGATGGCGATATCCGCGGGTTGAGTCCCATCGTGTTCAACTACGCGACACACCCCGTCACCGAAGGCCTCGAGCGCAACCGCAATACGGTCTTTCGTCGCGCTCGAAGTTTCGCACTGCACAAACCGCAACCGCGCGATGATCTCCAGGCCGTGGTCTACACCAGCGCTCACGCCTGGCTGCACGAAGGTCCACTCGAACTCGGTTCACGCGAACCGCCAACCATGCCGCCGGGCATCAGCGTGGGTTACCAGTATCTCGGCGTCGCCGGCCGCTACCCGCGTTCGGGTGGCGAGGCCCGAATCGTTGCCTTCGGCGACCGCGACTTCGCGTCAAACCGCTACCTGCGCGCCCTCTACAACCTCGACCTGGTCATGAACGCAGCGCACTGGGCCGTAGCCCGCCAAGATCGCATCACCCTGCGCCCCAAAAGTGCAGGGCTGATCCAGTTCCCCGTCCCCATCGCCAACTCATTGAAGGCCTTCTACGGAGTCGGCCTCCTGATCCCAGAAATCCTGCTCATCGCCGGAGGCCTGACCTGGCTCCACCACCGCCAGTCCTAA
- a CDS encoding biopolymer transporter ExbD — protein sequence MGAKPIGGGIEDVGDEIVAEINVTPLTDIFLVLLIIFMVTSSVIVEEGKNIDLPDASVAEDTTPNGVIVSMSAEGEILINDQLAEPGSVLRLLEVALEQADDKIVILRGDASVALGRAVNILDLAQQAGAKGIAISTEQPTGALEIQ from the coding sequence ATGGGCGCCAAACCGATTGGCGGAGGAATCGAAGATGTTGGCGACGAGATCGTCGCCGAGATCAACGTGACTCCACTCACCGATATTTTTCTGGTTTTGTTGATCATCTTCATGGTCACGAGCAGCGTGATCGTGGAAGAGGGCAAGAACATCGATCTTCCGGACGCCTCGGTGGCGGAGGACACTACACCAAACGGTGTTATTGTTTCGATGAGCGCCGAAGGGGAAATTCTGATCAACGATCAGCTGGCGGAACCCGGATCGGTGTTGCGGTTGCTCGAAGTTGCGCTCGAACAGGCGGACGACAAGATCGTGATTCTGCGGGGCGATGCGAGTGTTGCGTTGGGGCGAGCGGTCAATATTTTGGATCTTGCACAGCAGGCTGGGGCCAAAGGGATTGCGATTTCGACGGAGCAGCCTACGGGAGCTTTGGAGATTCAATAG